In the Desulfuromonas sp. DDH964 genome, AGCCCGCTCCACCCCAGGCGCCACCCGACCGCTGCCGGGCCGGCGGTAAGGGGGATTGGCGAGGACGACGTCAAAGGACTGGGAGGGGAGTTCCGGCTGGGACTGGCGCAGGTCACCGGCAACTATCGTTATCTGACCTGTCATTTGGTTTAGAGCCACACTGCGCCGGGCCCGGTCAGCCAAATCGGCCTGAACTTCAATACCAACCACCCGGGTTGAAGCACACCTGCGTGCGACCAAAAGCGGGATGACACCACTGCCAGTGCCGAGATCGGCGACGCGGTCGCCCTTCTTGAAATCAGCAAACGTGACCACCAGCAAAGGATCCAGTGAGAAGCGATACCCCTTCCGCGCCTGGATCAGCCCCAATCCTGCTGAACGCATTTCATCAAGGGTTTCATCGCTATTCACTCTTTCGGTCATTGGCGAATGAACACTCTAAGGGGAACCTAATTTAGTCTGACGCC is a window encoding:
- a CDS encoding tRNA1(Val) (adenine(37)-N6)-methyltransferase → MTERVNSDETLDEMRSAGLGLIQARKGYRFSLDPLLVVTFADFKKGDRVADLGTGSGVIPLLVARRCASTRVVGIEVQADLADRARRSVALNQMTGQITIVAGDLRQSQPELPSQSFDVVLANPPYRRPGSGRVAPGVERAAARHELAGGLEDFLAAAARLLRDGGRFYLVFLAERLAELFVSMRQHQLEPKRLRSVHGRSGDPARMVLVEGRKRGGAGLVIEAPLFIYDGEEYSAEVQAIYAGKS